From Stenotrophomonas maltophilia, a single genomic window includes:
- a CDS encoding zinc-binding alcohol dehydrogenase family protein, translating to MKAVALSRESAPSLCDVRLPPPLPPSGRDLLVRVEAVSVNPVDSKQRAATDPATLATPRVLGWDAAGVVEAIGDEVSLFASGDEVYYAGDVTRPGCNAQYQWVDERLVARKPTTLDFAEAAALPLTTLTAWELLFQRMPLQLDDRRHAGQHLLVIGGAGGVGSMAIQLARHAGFEVIATASRETSVDWCRQMGAQHVIDHRHALLPQLQALGIDAVQVALNLADTDHYWDELGQLLAPQGHVGLIVEPRGALRIGDPYKAKCIGIHWEFMFARSRFGTADRIEQHRILSRAASMIDAGQLRGTLGETLGRINAANLDSAHQRLASGRTVGKLALAGWDD from the coding sequence ATGAAAGCCGTCGCCCTGAGTCGTGAATCCGCCCCTTCCCTGTGCGATGTCCGCCTGCCACCACCGCTGCCTCCGAGTGGCCGCGATCTGCTGGTCCGGGTCGAAGCGGTCTCGGTCAACCCTGTCGACAGCAAGCAGCGTGCCGCCACCGATCCGGCCACGCTCGCAACGCCCCGTGTACTCGGCTGGGATGCCGCCGGCGTGGTCGAGGCGATCGGTGACGAGGTCAGCCTGTTCGCCTCCGGTGACGAGGTCTACTACGCAGGCGATGTCACTCGCCCGGGCTGCAACGCCCAGTACCAGTGGGTGGATGAACGCCTGGTCGCACGCAAGCCGACCACGCTGGATTTCGCCGAAGCCGCGGCCCTGCCACTGACCACGCTCACCGCCTGGGAGTTGCTGTTCCAGCGCATGCCACTGCAGTTGGATGACCGCCGTCATGCCGGCCAGCACCTGCTGGTGATCGGCGGCGCAGGCGGCGTCGGCTCGATGGCGATCCAGCTGGCCCGCCACGCAGGCTTCGAGGTGATCGCCACGGCGTCCCGCGAAACCTCGGTTGACTGGTGCCGGCAGATGGGCGCCCAGCATGTGATCGACCATCGGCATGCGCTGCTCCCGCAGTTGCAGGCGCTGGGCATCGATGCGGTACAGGTCGCGCTCAACCTGGCCGACACCGACCACTACTGGGATGAGCTGGGCCAGCTGCTGGCACCGCAGGGCCATGTCGGCCTGATCGTCGAACCGCGCGGCGCGCTGCGCATCGGCGATCCCTACAAGGCCAAGTGCATCGGCATCCACTGGGAATTCATGTTCGCGCGCTCGCGCTTCGGCACTGCCGACCGCATCGAACAGCACCGGATTCTCAGCCGCGCGGCCAGCATGATCGACGCCGGCCAGCTGCGCGGCACCCTCGGCGAAACGCTGGGCAGGATAAATGCAGCCAACCTGGACAGCGCGCATCAACGCCTGGCCAGCGGCCGCACGGTGGGCAAGCTGGCGCTGGCAGGCTGGGACGACTGA